The following is a genomic window from Collimonas fungivorans Ter331.
TGAACGGTTTGCCGCCAATCATGTGGCACACCGAACCGACGCACCAGGCAGCCTGGTTGGCCAGGAAAATCCGCGCCAGCCCGCCGAACAGAAAACCGCTGAAAGCCGCGTCCCAGCTGCCGCCGACCGCGCCGCCGATGGCAGCTGGCAGGGCCAGACCGAGCACGATCCACAGACCGTAGGTGCGGTGGTAAAAGAACAGCTTGCGGTTGGCGAGGATGTCCGGCGCAAAGAAATTCCAGCCGGAGACGTCCTTGGCCAGCATCCACGGCATGTGCGCATACCAGATGCCGCGCAGGCGGCCCAGCAGGCCCGGTCCGTGCAGGTTGGGCGAATGCGGATCGCCGTGCTGGTCGCTGTAGGTGTGGTGGCGGCGATGGGTGGTGACCCAGAACATGATCGGCCCTTGCGCCGCCATCGAACCGCAGATCAGCAGCAAGCCCTCGAAGAACGGCGAGGTGTTGAAGGTCTTGTGCGCCAGGTAGCGATGGAAACCCATCGTGATGCCGCCCATGTGGAGGAAATAGAAAACGCCGAACAGCACCAGGTCGGTGGTCGACATGCGTCCTTCCAGCGCACGCTGCAGCGCCAGCGCGAATCCCGCCAGCGGCACCAGCATGACCACCAGCGCGGTAATCTGCTTGATGGTGGCGCCGGCGCCGGTCAGCGGTGCGACGCCCGGCCTCAGTGCAGGACCGGCGGCGCTCGCCGGTTTGGGAGGTAAGA
Proteins encoded in this region:
- a CDS encoding acyl-CoA desaturase; translated protein: MTTQTNVLPPKPASAAGPALRPGVAPLTGAGATIKQITALVVMLVPLAGFALALQRALEGRMSTTDLVLFGVFYFLHMGGITMGFHRYLAHKTFNTSPFFEGLLLICGSMAAQGPIMFWVTTHRRHHTYSDQHGDPHSPNLHGPGLLGRLRGIWYAHMPWMLAKDVSGWNFFAPDILANRKLFFYHRTYGLWIVLGLALPAAIGGAVGGSWDAAFSGFLFGGLARIFLANQAAWCVGSVCHMIGGKPFKTDDNSANNWTVAILTFGEGLQNNHHAFPGSYRHGVKWWEPDLSGWLLAGFGKIGVVWNLRSPDEKAVAKMRAR